A window of Chitinivibrio alkaliphilus ACht1 genomic DNA:
CTCTTTTTTTCATGGTAATCCCTTTCTGGATGCACCTCTTTACCGCAAGAGAATGGGTAATAGAAGTAGTATCAATGGAGTTACGGTAAGTGTAATAAGTCCTGTAAGAATAATTGCTAAGCTACTCATGGCACCCTCTGTTTCACCAAGCTCGATTGCCTTTGAGGTTCCTACGGCATGCGAGGCAGTTCCCAGGGCTGTACCCTTGGCAACGGGGTCAACAATCTTGAAGAGCGTAAAGGCAACAGGATAGAGAACTACTCCGAGAACCCCCGTGATAACAATTGAGAGCACGGTGATTGCTTCCATGGCTCCAAGAATGCGGCTCATTTCAATTCCCAAGGGCGTTGTTATGGACTTGGGAACCAGAGATTCTGCAATCTCCGTATCGAGACCAAGAAGGAGTGCTCCTCCGATAATGGAGACACAGGAAGTGATGACGCCGGCACAGATTCCTCCTATGATCGCCTTTCTATGAGCCTGTAACATCTTAATTTGCCGATAGAGTGGAATGGCCAGAATGGTCACGGTGAGAGGCAGGAATGCCACAAGTATTCCCGCTCCGTTCATATAGTGGTCAAGGGGAATGTTCTGTGTATGCAAGACAAGCCCTATCAGTATGAGACTCAAGGCTATGGGGTTGCAAAGCGGGTTTTTCCAACGAAGGTAGATTCTTCGGGTCAACACGTAGCATCCCACGGTAAGAAGCACCCCGAAAATTGGTGACGCACTCATTTTTCCTCCTGTGTCATAAGGGCCTGTACAACAGCTCCTGTTACACCCATAACCAAAATATTACTAATACTCAGGAGGAGTATAATTCTACCGATGCTTCCCGCAAGAGCCTCCGTGGAGTCGAGGATGTGTACTGCCGGTGGTATGAAGAACAGTGGTAGATGTCGTAATGCCAGGGGGACAATGGTTGGGAAATGCCGGAGCGTAAGCAGTCGTATTTGCAGAAGTAGAAAAAGAATTATCATGCTCAAAACGCTTGCAGGCATCGGGATGTACTGCTCAATAAGAAGAGAGACGCCGTATACTGCCGCTATAATACCGCCTTCACGCAGTAGGCCAATCATCAAAACCTCCTTGCTATGGTATAAGAAAATATATAATTTTTTCCCAAATGTATACTATTTAGGTATAGAATACGATAATCTACAATAATCTTGTATCATCCAAGACTGTGGGCACCCGCAAAAAGGCTGGTTTTCTTTGGGCATCTCGTGGCTTCGTGACGACCGTGGTAGAGCAAGAGAGCTGATTTCTCACTTTTCTAGTATCTCATTTCACTACTGTTTGCTGTGCCGTTTTGGGCGCGTCCCTTCGGGCCGGGTCCTGCCGGGGGTTCGCTTGACGCTCCGTGCCGAGGGCACACCTTCGGTCCCCTCTGCCCCCTCGCGCGATCACGGGCGGTTTCTTTTGGTTCCCGAAACTCCGTGAGATACTCA
This region includes:
- a CDS encoding LrgB family protein — its product is MSASPIFGVLLTVGCYVLTRRIYLRWKNPLCNPIALSLILIGLVLHTQNIPLDHYMNGAGILVAFLPLTVTILAIPLYRQIKMLQAHRKAIIGGICAGVITSCVSIIGGALLLGLDTEIAESLVPKSITTPLGIEMSRILGAMEAITVLSIVITGVLGVVLYPVAFTLFKIVDPVAKGTALGTASHAVGTSKAIELGETEGAMSSLAIILTGLITLTVTPLILLLLPILLR
- a CDS encoding CidA/LrgA family protein; protein product: MIGLLREGGIIAAVYGVSLLIEQYIPMPASVLSMIILFLLLQIRLLTLRHFPTIVPLALRHLPLFFIPPAVHILDSTEALAGSIGRIILLLSISNILVMGVTGAVVQALMTQEEK